From Oncorhynchus keta strain PuntledgeMale-10-30-2019 chromosome 25, Oket_V2, whole genome shotgun sequence, one genomic window encodes:
- the LOC118373264 gene encoding hexokinase-4-like: MPCVSSYTGQMGKMPCNLSSVLETALMVEQILSEFRLKKEQLKEVMKRMMREMDRGLRVETHQESSVKMLPTYVYSTPEGSEVGDFLALDLGGTNFRVMLVKVGEDEERGWKVETKHQMYSIPEDAMTGTAEMLFDYIAECISDFLDRHHIKHRKLPLGFTFSFPVRHENIDKGILLNWTKGFKASGAEGNNVVGLLRDAIKRRGDFEMDVVAMVNDTVATMISCYYEDRSCEVGMIVGTGCNACYMEEMRTVELVEGEEGRMCVNTEWGAFGANGELEEFRLEYDRVVDETSLNPGQQLYEKLISGKYMGELVRVVLLKLVNEELLFNGEASDLLKTRGSFETRYVSQIESDSGDRKQIYNILSTLGVLPSEMDCDIVRLACESVSTRAAHMCGAGLAAVINRMRERRSQEVLKITVGVDGSVYKLHPCFQDRFHKVVRELTPHCDITFIQSEEGSGRGAALISAVACKMAACMLTQ; encoded by the exons ATGCCGTGTGTCAGCTCCTACACGGGCCAGATGGGGAAGATGCCTTGTAACCTCAGCTCTGTGCTAGAGACAGCCCTCATG gtggAGCAGATTCTGTCGGAGTTCAGGTTGAAGAAGGAGCAGTTGAAGGAGGTGAtgaagaggatgatgagggagatGGACCGGGGACTGCGTGTAGAGACGCACCAGGAGTCCAGCGTCAAAATGCTGCCCACTTATGTCTACTCCACTCCTGAGGGATCAG AGGTGGGGGATTTCCTGGCCCTGGACCTGGGGGGGACTAACTTCCGTGTGATGTTGGTGAAGgtgggggaggatgaggagaggggatggaaggtGGAGACCAAACACCAGATGTACTCCATCCCTGAAGACGCAATGACAGGCACAGCTGAGATG ctCTTTGACTACATTGCAGAGTGTATATCGGACTTCCTAGACAGACACCACATCAAACACAGGAAGCTTCCTCTGGGTTTCACCTTCTCCTTCCCCGTACGACATGAGAACATAGACAAG GGCATCCTACTGAACTGGACCAAAGGGTTCAAGGCTTCTGGAGCCGAGGGTAACAACGTGGTGGGACTACTGAGAGATGCCATcaagaggagaggg GACTTTGAGATGGACGTAGTTGCCATGGTGAACGATACAGTTGCTACCATGATATCTTGCTACTATGAGGACCGCAGCTGCGAAGTGGGAATGATTgtgg GTACTGGGTGTAACGCATGCTACATGGAGGAGATGAGGACAGTGGAGctggtggagggagaagaggggaggatgtgtGTGAACACAGAGTGGGGGGCCTTCGGTGCCAACGGAGAGCTGGAGGAATTCAGACTGGAGTACGACAGGGTGGTGGATGAGACATCACTCAACCCTGGACAACAACT CTACGAGAAGTTGATCAGTGGGAAGTACATGGGAGAGCTGGTGAGGGTGGTATTGTTGAAGCTGGTGAATGAAGAGCTGCTGTTTAACGGGGAAGCCTCTGACCTGCTGAAGACTCGCGGCAGCTTTGAGACGCGCTACGTCTCCCAGATAGAGAG tgACTCTGGTGACAGGAAGCAGATCTACAACATCCTGTCCACGCTGGGCGTGTTGCCCTCGGAGATGGACTGTGACATAGTGCGTCTGGCGTGTGAGAGCGTGTCCACGCGGGCAGCACACATGTGTGGAGCGGGGTTAGCCGCCGTAATCAATCGCATGAGAGAACGCCGCAGCCAGGAGGTGCTGAAGATCACCGTGGGTGTTGACGGCTCCGTCTACAAACTCCACCCctg TTTCCAAGACAGGTTCCACAAAGTTGTGCGTGAGCTGACGCCTCACTGTGACATCACCTTCATCCAATCAGAGGAAGGGAGTGGCCGAGGCGCAGCACTTATCTCCGCAGTAGCCTGTAAGATGGCAGCGTGCATGCTGACACAGTGA